One window of Rhinoraja longicauda isolate Sanriku21f chromosome 9, sRhiLon1.1, whole genome shotgun sequence genomic DNA carries:
- the LOC144596982 gene encoding transmembrane protein 179-like, protein MIGINNGLLFCQCTSYLLSFILALFAAVPLGQDQHELRGRCLLYAAGRWQQHNASEGSAGCAQTQCFRLLRWGPVSACRFCLFISIFSCVYSALQGFRSTYTLYKGFEESAFSEFISMLLSCTTTLLMLVASATVSDGLKIWCSSVTDKGNVTISCRDAQDQPLNLNVVPTLFYDHFGTAQFGLWCAWVVWIILTILAFMKVSQYRAKDNFSVQYKESLLNPQSQGYFHGQVTNVFI, encoded by the exons ATGATAGGAATCAACAACGGGCTCCTGTTCTGTCAGTGCACCTCCTACCTGCTTTCCTTCATCCTCGCCCTGTTCGCGGCGGTGCCGCTGGGCCAGGATCAGCATGAGTTGCGCGGCCGCTGCCTGTTGTACGCGGCGGGCCGCTGGCAGCAGCACAACGCCAGCGAGGGCTCCGCCGGGTGCGCGCAGACGCAGTGCTTCCGCTTGCTGCGCTGGGGTCCAGTGTCCGCATGTCGCTTCTGCCTCTTCATCAGCATCTTCAGCTGCGTTTACTCCGCGCTACAGGGGTTCAGGAGCACCTACACCCTCTACAAAGGCTTCGAGGA ATCGGCCTTTTCAGAATTTATAAGCATGCTTCTTAGCTGCACCACTACCTTATTGATGCTGGTTGCTAGTGCTACCGTGAGTGATGGGCTTAAAATATGGTGCAGTTCGGTCACCGACAAGGGTAATGTAACAATCAG TTGCAGAGATGCCCAAGACCAACCCCTTAATCTGAATGTGGTTCCGACTTTGTTCTATGATCACTTTGGCACAGCACAG TTTGGCCTCTGGTGTGCTTGGGTGGTGTGGATTATATTGACAATACTTGCTTTCATGAAAGTTTCTCAATATCGTGCTAAAGACAACTTTTCGGTGCAGTACAAAGAGTCTCTTCTAAACCCGCAATCACAAGGATATTTTCATGGACAAGTAACCAATGTATTCATTTAA